The Faecalibacterium prausnitzii genome includes a window with the following:
- a CDS encoding SdpI family protein gives MWFWWFILICDCFIPAIMIIAGRMMWKHCPKKINGIMGYRTKMSMINMDTWRFAHDHAGKLWWKVGIGLLGPTMLIHIPFYGASDDTIGILSIIIIVIQLVFLIGSIFPTEKALKNNFNEDGTKR, from the coding sequence ATGTGGTTTTGGTGGTTCATTTTGATTTGTGATTGTTTTATTCCAGCGATTATGATAATTGCGGGCAGAATGATGTGGAAACATTGTCCAAAGAAAATCAATGGAATTATGGGATACCGAACTAAGATGTCAATGATAAATATGGATACTTGGAGATTTGCACATGACCATGCAGGAAAACTTTGGTGGAAAGTCGGTATTGGTCTGTTGGGACCTACAATGCTTATACATATTCCTTTTTATGGAGCAAGTGATGATACAATAGGAATATTAAGCATTATTATCATTGTAATACAACTGGTATTTTTAATAGGCTCTATTTTCCCGACGGAAAAGGCATTAAAAAACAATTTCAATGAGGATGGAACAAAGCGATAA
- a CDS encoding MATE family efflux transporter produces the protein MAQTQKKQGDMGTGSVKKLLLQLMIPAVVAQIVNLLYNIVDRIYIGHIPGIGAAALTGVGLFTPILMLLNAFAMLIGAGGAPRTAIAMGQGDKDQAEKIVSNSFTMLLIFSVLLTVVFYAAAPALLRMFGASDATLPYALAYSRIYILGSVCVLIVLGMNPFITAQGFAKISMLTTVIGAVINIVLDPILIFLFGLGVRGAAIATVLSQAVGAIWIIRFLTGPKTTLRLKKAYLKPEGKIVLPVLALGISTFVMMSTESLLSISFSSSLARYGGDVAVGAMTVITSVSQLASMPVSGVCQGGQPVMSFNFGAGKKERVKEAFRFQLLVCFGYTAIFWVLMMLVPGVVAGIFTSDATLIQYTTWAMRIYMAGIFSLGIQIACQQSFMALGQAKVSLLLACLRKLILLIPLIFILPHVVADPVFGVFLAEPVSDIIAAAVTAATFFSRFDKILDRGAGKV, from the coding sequence ATGGCACAAACACAGAAAAAACAAGGAGATATGGGCACCGGCAGCGTCAAAAAGCTGCTGCTCCAGCTGATGATCCCGGCCGTAGTGGCCCAGATCGTCAACCTGCTGTACAACATCGTGGACCGTATCTACATCGGCCACATCCCCGGAATCGGCGCAGCCGCGCTGACCGGCGTGGGCCTGTTCACCCCCATCCTGATGTTGCTGAACGCCTTTGCGATGCTCATCGGTGCCGGTGGTGCGCCCCGCACCGCCATCGCCATGGGCCAGGGCGACAAAGACCAGGCGGAAAAGATCGTCAGCAACAGCTTCACCATGCTGCTGATCTTCTCGGTGCTTCTGACCGTCGTGTTCTACGCCGCTGCACCGGCCCTGCTGCGGATGTTCGGTGCCAGCGACGCCACCCTGCCCTATGCGCTGGCGTACAGCCGCATCTACATCCTCGGCTCAGTCTGCGTCCTCATCGTGCTGGGCATGAACCCCTTCATCACCGCACAGGGCTTTGCCAAGATCAGTATGCTGACCACCGTCATCGGTGCGGTCATCAACATCGTGCTCGACCCCATCCTCATCTTCCTCTTTGGTCTGGGGGTGCGGGGTGCCGCCATCGCCACCGTGCTCAGCCAGGCTGTGGGTGCCATCTGGATCATCCGTTTCCTCACCGGCCCCAAGACCACCCTCCGGCTGAAGAAAGCGTACCTCAAGCCCGAAGGGAAGATCGTGCTGCCCGTCCTGGCGCTGGGCATCTCCACCTTCGTCATGATGTCCACCGAGAGCCTGCTCTCGATCAGTTTCAGCTCCAGCCTGGCCCGCTACGGCGGCGACGTGGCCGTGGGCGCAATGACGGTCATCACCAGCGTTTCCCAGCTGGCCAGTATGCCGGTTTCCGGCGTCTGCCAGGGCGGCCAGCCGGTGATGAGCTTCAACTTCGGTGCAGGCAAGAAAGAGCGCGTCAAGGAGGCCTTCCGTTTCCAGCTTCTGGTCTGCTTCGGCTACACGGCCATCTTCTGGGTGCTGATGATGCTGGTGCCCGGTGTGGTGGCCGGCATCTTCACCTCGGACGCCACCCTGATCCAGTACACCACCTGGGCCATGCGCATCTACATGGCTGGCATCTTCTCGCTGGGCATCCAGATCGCCTGCCAGCAGAGCTTTATGGCGCTGGGTCAGGCCAAGGTCAGCCTGCTGCTGGCCTGCCTGCGCAAGCTGATTTTGCTCATCCCCCTCATCTTCATCCTGCCGCATGTGGTCGCAGACCCGGTGTTCGGCGTCTTCCTGGCCGAGCCGGTCAGCGACATCATCGCCGCCGCCGTCACCGCCGCTACCTTCTTCTCCCGGTTCGATAAGATCCTGGACAGGGGCGCAGGCAAAGTTTAA
- a CDS encoding glycoside hydrolase family 3 N-terminal domain-containing protein → MATKASQRVQRYVNANGPTIGTVERRVIEQDGLYFKDIDGTGTVSAVNDWRLAPEERAKAYVQTLTTSEKIGQLFTSDWRMGPKYPSPRLAANGHKPVGDDSGLLDEAPVDVSDSIFGHQALPSTSDMVKKCFNRHVILRENPTPEDLADYLNQLQYLTETCEHFVPMQVMSNSRNENGEVVFGMNDAAGVFATWPGTLGIAAAVKGTARIDIIDKFADTIRREWNACGLKKGYMYMADCVTDPRWQRTFGTFGEDPELIEEIFDHLIPGIQGGSNGVTPDGVSVTVKHFPGGGARENGFDPHYAAGQWNIYATPGSLQKYHIPAFRAAIRHNAESIMPYYSKPSAEKSAPQEDFEGNPIALDPYGFAYNKVFIDGMLRSQMGFKGYINSDTGIVHNMCWGVDMLDEPERIGYAVTQSGVDLISGLLDNAFGEESYARAANGYYDTHEVPAGFRKEDLVLTDESLNRAVRRTLTELFRQGMFEDPYADPRKAAEVVATKADWEEASRVHRESVVLLKNDGTLPLKDGCKVYAEAFGKSAEAGEAATKALREMLGNVTLVADPAEADVALLMVSPQSGAYFNATPGYLELDICEGKTVCNVDESGKPTAEAHQETTLVGASRIPGIAEAVHAHGGKVVSNINCPLAWEVGNIEKVSDALTVGFDTYPSATLDVLFGRFAPVGKLPLTLPKGDEVLAVNADGVCISPNDVPGYAKDAYMPDSMKDENGKAYAYRDAAGNYYELNFGLSY, encoded by the coding sequence ATGGCAACGAAAGCATCCCAGCGCGTCCAGCGCTATGTCAACGCAAACGGCCCCACCATCGGCACGGTGGAGCGCCGGGTCATCGAACAGGACGGCCTCTATTTCAAGGATATCGACGGCACCGGCACCGTCAGCGCCGTCAACGACTGGCGCCTTGCCCCTGAAGAGCGCGCCAAAGCCTATGTCCAGACCCTGACCACCAGCGAGAAGATCGGCCAGCTGTTCACCTCTGACTGGCGGATGGGCCCCAAGTACCCCTCGCCCCGTCTGGCCGCCAACGGCCACAAGCCCGTGGGCGATGACTCCGGCCTGCTGGATGAGGCACCGGTGGACGTTTCCGACAGCATCTTCGGCCATCAGGCGCTGCCCAGCACCTCCGACATGGTCAAAAAGTGCTTCAACCGCCACGTCATCCTGCGCGAGAACCCCACCCCCGAAGATCTGGCAGACTATCTGAACCAGCTGCAATACCTGACCGAGACCTGTGAGCACTTCGTGCCCATGCAGGTCATGTCCAACAGCCGCAACGAGAACGGTGAGGTCGTCTTCGGCATGAACGATGCCGCCGGTGTCTTCGCCACCTGGCCCGGCACTCTGGGCATCGCAGCGGCCGTCAAGGGCACCGCCCGCATCGACATCATCGACAAGTTCGCCGACACCATCCGCCGCGAGTGGAACGCCTGCGGCCTGAAGAAGGGCTACATGTACATGGCCGACTGCGTCACCGACCCTCGTTGGCAGCGCACCTTCGGCACCTTCGGCGAGGACCCGGAGCTGATCGAGGAGATCTTCGACCACCTCATCCCCGGCATCCAGGGCGGCAGCAACGGCGTCACCCCAGACGGCGTGTCCGTGACTGTGAAGCACTTCCCCGGCGGCGGTGCCCGTGAAAACGGCTTCGACCCCCACTATGCAGCAGGTCAGTGGAATATCTACGCCACCCCCGGTTCCTTGCAGAAGTACCACATCCCGGCCTTCCGTGCGGCCATCCGCCACAACGCCGAGTCCATCATGCCCTACTACTCCAAGCCGTCCGCTGAGAAGAGCGCCCCGCAGGAGGACTTCGAGGGCAACCCCATCGCGCTGGACCCCTATGGCTTCGCTTACAACAAGGTCTTCATCGACGGGATGCTCCGCAGCCAGATGGGCTTCAAGGGCTACATCAACTCCGACACCGGCATCGTCCACAACATGTGCTGGGGCGTCGATATGCTGGATGAGCCGGAGCGCATCGGCTACGCCGTTACCCAGAGCGGCGTGGACCTGATCTCCGGTCTGCTGGACAATGCGTTCGGCGAGGAGAGCTACGCCCGTGCTGCCAACGGCTACTACGACACCCACGAGGTGCCCGCAGGCTTCCGGAAGGAAGACCTTGTCCTGACCGACGAGAGCCTGAACCGCGCCGTCCGCCGCACCCTGACCGAGCTGTTCCGTCAGGGCATGTTCGAAGACCCCTATGCAGACCCCCGGAAGGCTGCCGAGGTCGTGGCCACCAAGGCCGACTGGGAAGAGGCCAGCCGTGTCCACCGCGAGAGCGTCGTCCTGCTGAAGAATGACGGCACCCTGCCCCTGAAGGATGGCTGCAAGGTCTACGCCGAGGCCTTCGGCAAGAGCGCCGAGGCCGGCGAAGCTGCCACCAAGGCCCTGCGCGAGATGCTGGGCAATGTCACGCTGGTGGCCGACCCCGCCGAGGCCGATGTCGCCCTGCTGATGGTCAGCCCGCAGTCCGGTGCATACTTCAATGCAACGCCGGGCTATCTGGAGCTGGACATCTGCGAAGGCAAGACCGTCTGCAACGTGGATGAAAGCGGCAAGCCCACCGCCGAGGCCCATCAGGAGACCACGCTGGTCGGTGCCAGCCGCATCCCCGGCATCGCCGAGGCGGTCCACGCACACGGCGGCAAGGTCGTTTCCAACATCAACTGCCCGCTGGCCTGGGAAGTCGGCAACATCGAAAAAGTCTCCGACGCGCTGACCGTCGGCTTCGATACCTACCCCTCCGCAACGCTGGACGTCCTGTTCGGCCGCTTTGCCCCGGTCGGCAAGCTGCCGCTGACCCTGCCCAAGGGCGACGAAGTGCTGGCCGTCAATGCAGACGGCGTCTGCATCAGCCCCAACGATGTGCCCGGCTACGCCAAGGATGCCTACATGCCCGACAGCATGAAGGACGAAAACGGCAAGGCTTACGCTTACCGTGACGCCGCCGGCAATTACTATGAGTTGAATTTCGGCCTGTCGTATTAA
- a CDS encoding MFS transporter, which translates to MAKTRSLPDKYYDKDYEHNGIHRVPLWRIACFALNNTATNLYMMMMGYATYYLMGWVGVGMMMASSLSMIMRIWDGVTDPFVGFMVDKTNGKFGKNRPFIVIGNIILAVTSFILFHVTHQLPQAVRFPFYVVVLMIYYLGYTCQCVVTKSAQSCMTNDPKQRPMFASFDGVFNTVLFAGLAVVFANMANSYKDVGGYASTQFFHSLWVMTAIGSGIFTLLAVIAIAPKDRPEFFGTGKPVKVGLKDYWDTLKNNRAIQMLILSASTDKLGSSARTSAVSVAMFACIAGSTVLQGNVTALTTIPSVIVTFLAISLVATKFGQRKAMIIGSVGGLVVNALTIALWLLGDPTTMTSDPAKGTLNWGYFLILHVGLSIIYAGFQGISGNIVIPMTADCADYEVYRSGKYVPGLMGTLFSFVDKLVSSFAPMIAGVMFTICGFADHNPVEGDVATMKLRIGCAFCYSGIIMIGLLCNLIAMKFYPLTKEKMAEIQDEVAAIKMKAMAENA; encoded by the coding sequence ATGGCAAAAACGAGAAGTCTGCCGGATAAGTACTACGACAAAGACTACGAGCACAACGGCATCCACCGCGTTCCGCTGTGGCGCATCGCATGCTTTGCACTGAACAACACGGCTACCAACCTGTACATGATGATGATGGGTTACGCTACCTACTACCTGATGGGCTGGGTCGGCGTCGGCATGATGATGGCCTCTTCCCTGAGCATGATCATGCGCATCTGGGACGGTGTCACCGACCCGTTCGTGGGTTTCATGGTCGATAAGACCAACGGCAAGTTCGGCAAGAACCGCCCGTTCATCGTCATCGGCAACATCATTCTGGCTGTGACCAGCTTCATCCTGTTCCACGTCACCCACCAGCTGCCGCAGGCAGTCCGCTTCCCCTTCTACGTTGTGGTCCTGATGATCTACTATCTGGGCTACACCTGCCAGTGCGTCGTTACCAAGTCTGCACAGTCCTGCATGACCAACGACCCCAAGCAGCGCCCCATGTTCGCTTCCTTCGACGGCGTGTTCAACACCGTTCTGTTCGCTGGTCTGGCGGTCGTGTTTGCGAATATGGCAAACAGCTACAAGGATGTCGGCGGCTATGCTTCCACCCAGTTCTTCCACAGCCTGTGGGTCATGACCGCCATCGGTTCCGGTATCTTCACCCTGCTGGCTGTCATCGCCATCGCCCCGAAGGACCGTCCGGAGTTCTTTGGCACCGGCAAGCCGGTCAAGGTCGGCCTGAAGGATTACTGGGATACCCTGAAGAACAACCGCGCCATCCAGATGCTGATTCTGTCTGCATCTACCGATAAGCTGGGCTCCTCTGCCCGTACCAGCGCTGTCTCCGTTGCAATGTTCGCCTGCATCGCCGGTTCTACCGTTCTGCAGGGCAACGTGACCGCTCTGACCACCATCCCCAGCGTCATCGTCACCTTCCTGGCCATCTCTCTGGTGGCTACCAAGTTCGGCCAGCGCAAGGCCATGATCATCGGCTCCGTCGGCGGTCTGGTCGTCAACGCTCTGACCATCGCCCTGTGGCTGCTGGGCGACCCCACCACCATGACCTCTGACCCCGCTAAGGGCACCCTGAACTGGGGCTACTTCCTGATCCTCCATGTTGGCCTGAGCATCATCTACGCAGGCTTCCAGGGCATCTCCGGCAACATCGTCATCCCCATGACTGCGGACTGCGCCGACTACGAGGTCTATCGCTCCGGCAAGTACGTCCCCGGCCTGATGGGCACCCTGTTCAGCTTCGTTGATAAGCTGGTCTCCTCCTTCGCACCCATGATCGCCGGTGTCATGTTCACCATCTGCGGCTTCGCTGACCACAACCCCGTTGAGGGCGACGTGGCTACCATGAAGCTCCGCATCGGCTGCGCCTTCTGCTACAGCGGCATCATCATGATCGGCCTGCTGTGCAACCTGATCGCCATGAAGTTCTATCCCCTGACCAAGGAGAAGATGGCTGAGATCCAGGACGAAGTTGCTGCCATCAAGATGAAGGCAATGGCTGAAAACGCATAA
- a CDS encoding TM2 domain-containing protein yields the protein MANTQWIKDPDHGFIWNSIEHYFYWKENRQRHEVNRKKYLRLCILGAFGAHQFYARRPVLGVLYLATFWTGFSAAMTIVDAVIAAPMKPDENGSIWL from the coding sequence ATGGCAAATACCCAATGGATAAAAGACCCCGACCACGGTTTTATCTGGAATTCCATCGAACATTACTTCTATTGGAAGGAAAACCGCCAGCGCCATGAGGTGAACCGGAAAAAGTATCTCCGCCTTTGCATTCTGGGGGCCTTTGGGGCGCACCAGTTCTACGCCAGGCGCCCGGTTTTGGGGGTGCTGTATCTGGCCACCTTCTGGACCGGCTTCTCGGCAGCCATGACCATCGTGGATGCTGTCATCGCGGCCCCCATGAAGCCGGACGAGAACGGCAGCATCTGGCTGTGA